In Verrucomicrobiota bacterium, one genomic interval encodes:
- the ggt gene encoding gamma-glutamyltransferase: MRAIPSHEPTSRTVAFRPPQRSTLESARKQPEGCGPHGFRFKGHVHGPEANAASHEPDGRARLSPASRIRRVPSSSSGSPGRTRPTWVMALVVSCLVECLPWTCLADTARGPRGIVATVHPIATEAARAAFQRGGNAIDAAVAAALTLGVVDGFNSGIGGGCFMLIRWANGRTTAIDAREAAPLAATRDMYIRNGRFDPQLSQLGPLAVGIPGALWAYHYAVAQFGKLPLADHLLHAAQIAERGFVIDDRYARRLEESARDLSLFEASRVIFLRPDGSPKRAGEILVQPDLANSYKAIINHGVAWFYYGVFPILVGDWMARNGGIIIPDDFTTYQARLRTPIATTYRGYTILGFPPPSSGGVHVAQILNILENFDLKKMGTNSVEMIHVVTEAMKLAFADRSFWLGDPDFAKVPRGLVSKSYAATLAKRISLERAAPVPRHSIPTGAAKDVFSGHTTHFSTADAAGNWVACTATLNTSFGSKVVIPGTGIVLNNQMDDFSAQPGVPNYFGLVGGEANAIAPRKRPLSSMSPTIVLKDGKPILSLGAAGGPTIISQTLLAMINVIDFGMDLETALQQPRFHHQWLPDELRIERRIDAAIVKELEKRGHRVAFVESIGPTQAVGRDLKNGGFVGANDPRVNGKAAGH; the protein is encoded by the coding sequence ATGAGAGCTATTCCTTCCCATGAACCCACTTCCCGGACCGTGGCCTTTAGGCCGCCTCAACGCTCGACTCTGGAGAGTGCGCGGAAGCAGCCTGAAGGCTGCGGTCCGCACGGTTTTCGGTTCAAGGGCCATGTGCATGGCCCTGAGGCCAATGCGGCTTCCCATGAACCGGACGGTAGGGCGAGGCTGTCCCCAGCGAGCCGGATCCGACGTGTTCCAAGCTCGTCAAGCGGCTCGCCGGGACGGACTCGCCCTACCTGGGTAATGGCCCTGGTCGTGTCCTGCCTGGTCGAATGCCTTCCGTGGACTTGCCTCGCCGACACCGCGCGCGGGCCGCGCGGGATTGTCGCGACCGTCCATCCCATCGCGACCGAAGCCGCTCGCGCCGCATTCCAGCGCGGGGGAAATGCCATTGATGCCGCGGTCGCTGCGGCTCTGACCTTGGGCGTGGTCGATGGCTTCAACTCGGGGATTGGCGGCGGGTGCTTCATGCTGATTCGTTGGGCCAACGGGCGCACGACGGCGATTGACGCCCGCGAGGCCGCGCCGCTGGCGGCCACGCGCGACATGTACATTCGGAACGGACGATTCGATCCCCAGCTCAGCCAGCTTGGGCCTCTGGCGGTTGGCATTCCCGGTGCGTTATGGGCTTATCATTACGCAGTGGCTCAATTCGGAAAACTGCCGCTGGCCGATCATCTTCTCCACGCGGCGCAAATCGCCGAACGCGGTTTTGTGATCGACGACCGCTACGCCCGGCGTCTGGAGGAATCGGCGCGTGATCTCAGTTTGTTCGAGGCTTCGCGAGTGATTTTCCTCCGTCCGGACGGCTCTCCAAAACGCGCCGGAGAAATTCTGGTCCAACCGGATCTGGCCAACTCCTATAAGGCAATCATCAACCACGGAGTCGCCTGGTTTTACTACGGAGTGTTCCCGATTCTGGTTGGGGATTGGATGGCGCGAAACGGCGGGATCATCATTCCCGACGATTTCACGACTTATCAGGCCCGGCTGCGCACGCCCATCGCGACCACGTATCGCGGCTACACCATCCTTGGATTTCCGCCGCCCAGCTCTGGCGGCGTGCATGTCGCGCAAATCCTCAATATCCTGGAGAATTTCGATCTGAAGAAAATGGGAACCAACTCCGTCGAGATGATCCACGTCGTGACGGAGGCGATGAAGCTGGCGTTCGCGGATCGCTCGTTTTGGCTGGGCGATCCGGACTTCGCGAAAGTCCCGCGCGGCCTGGTCTCCAAGTCTTACGCAGCCACCCTGGCCAAAAGGATCAGCCTGGAGCGCGCGGCGCCTGTGCCCCGGCACTCGATTCCCACCGGAGCGGCGAAAGACGTTTTCAGCGGACACACCACGCATTTCTCCACTGCAGACGCGGCCGGGAATTGGGTCGCTTGCACGGCGACGCTCAACACTTCGTTCGGCTCGAAAGTGGTGATTCCCGGAACGGGCATCGTGTTGAACAACCAGATGGACGACTTCTCCGCGCAGCCCGGCGTGCCGAATTATTTCGGTTTGGTCGGCGGCGAAGCCAACGCCATCGCGCCGCGCAAACGTCCGCTCAGCAGCATGAGCCCGACGATTGTGTTGAAGGACGGCAAACCGATCCTCTCGTTGGGTGCGGCCGGAGGCCCGACGATTATTTCCCAAACCCTCCTGGCTATGATCAACGTAATCGACTTTGGGATGGACCTCGAAACCGCGCTCCAGCAACCGCGCTTTCATCACCAGTGGCTCCCGGACGAACTCCGGATAGAAAGACGAATCGACGCCGCCATCGTGAAGGAACTGGAGAAGCGCGGGCACCGAGTCGCCTTCGTGGAAAGCATCGGTCCCACACAAGCCGTCGGGCGCGATCTGAAGAACGGCGGATTCGTCGGCGCAAACGACCCGCGCGTCAACGGCAAAGCGGCGGGCCATTAG